The Salinibacterium sp. M195 genome includes a window with the following:
- a CDS encoding SRPBCC family protein yields the protein MTMTTNPPAVVDSDAFTVRRTITIKASTDKVWAAISEPEHLSRWFPQVAKFDTVAVGEQGSFTFEGYGSFPVQIEELDAPNVIAYRWGGPTDDPSKPIDPNRSTVFRFTLDAVDEGTRLTVVETGFNFGDDPTANMEDHRGGWDSELDELVSYLEGA from the coding sequence ATGACCATGACCACCAACCCACCCGCCGTTGTTGACAGCGACGCATTCACTGTGCGCCGCACCATCACCATCAAGGCATCAACAGACAAGGTCTGGGCGGCCATCAGCGAGCCCGAACACCTCTCGCGCTGGTTCCCGCAAGTAGCGAAGTTCGACACGGTCGCCGTTGGCGAACAAGGAAGCTTTACCTTCGAGGGGTATGGCAGCTTTCCCGTGCAGATAGAAGAACTCGACGCGCCGAACGTGATCGCCTACCGCTGGGGCGGCCCAACAGACGACCCATCCAAGCCCATCGACCCCAATCGTTCGACCGTGTTTCGGTTCACTCTGGATGCCGTCGACGAAGGCACGCGGCTCACCGTCGTCGAGACCGGCTTCAACTTCGGTGACGACCCGACCGCCAACATGGAAGACCACCGTGGTGGCTGGGACTCCGAACTCGACGAGCTCGTCTCCTACCTCGAGGGCGCATGA
- a CDS encoding MaoC/PaaZ C-terminal domain-containing protein, translating into MAGALMLTKDRWYDDHEVGERRETVGRTITEADIVLHAGQTGDFFPHHMDAEWMATQPAGQRIAHGTLILSVAVGMTAGDINPQAMSYGYDRIRFIRPVFIGDTIRVTAEINEMSLHAKRPDEAGYLHELVTVINQHGDTVMVLTHLYLVNRRTKG; encoded by the coding sequence ATGGCTGGTGCGCTGATGCTCACAAAAGACCGCTGGTACGACGATCACGAGGTGGGGGAGCGCCGCGAAACCGTCGGCCGCACCATCACCGAAGCCGACATCGTGCTGCACGCTGGCCAGACCGGCGACTTCTTTCCGCACCACATGGATGCCGAATGGATGGCGACGCAGCCCGCCGGTCAGCGCATCGCCCACGGCACCCTCATCCTCTCCGTCGCGGTGGGAATGACAGCGGGCGACATCAATCCGCAGGCCATGAGCTATGGGTATGACCGCATCCGCTTCATCCGCCCCGTTTTTATCGGAGACACCATTCGGGTGACCGCTGAGATCAACGAGATGTCGTTGCATGCCAAGCGACCGGATGAAGCCGGCTACCTGCACGAGCTGGTCACGGTAATCAATCAGCACGGCGACACCGTGATGGTTCTTACTCACCTTTATTTGGTCAATCGACGTACCAAAGGCTAG
- a CDS encoding aldo/keto reductase has protein sequence MQTRSTHRGLELTEIGLGAAQLGNLYRETTDAEVEEGVAAAWDAGVRYFDTAPHYGLGLSERRLGEQLRTHPRDEYVISSKVGKLLVPNPGGEDRMDDEGFAVPAVTKRQWDFSRDGILRSVEASLARTGLDRIDVLYMHDPDDHFEQASTEGIGALIELREQGVVKAVGAGMNHAAPLAELIRRADVDLVMCAGRFTLIDDSALADLMPLALERNVGVVVAGVYNSGLLGRDRPSPDATFDYEPVPPAILERANQVADACEAHGVTLPEAAIAYVLRHPAVVSVVVGARGGDQVRSNIERYAATMPDGLWSDLEVAGLVAAL, from the coding sequence GTGCAGACACGATCCACCCATCGAGGCCTTGAACTCACCGAGATTGGCCTCGGCGCTGCACAGCTCGGAAACCTGTATCGCGAAACAACCGACGCCGAAGTCGAAGAGGGTGTCGCGGCGGCCTGGGATGCCGGCGTTCGCTATTTCGACACCGCCCCGCACTACGGCCTTGGGCTCTCCGAACGCCGTCTCGGCGAGCAATTGCGCACCCACCCGCGCGATGAGTACGTGATCTCAAGCAAAGTCGGCAAGCTTCTCGTGCCGAACCCCGGCGGAGAAGACCGGATGGATGACGAAGGATTCGCCGTGCCCGCCGTTACTAAACGACAGTGGGATTTCAGTCGCGACGGAATCCTCCGCTCGGTCGAAGCATCTCTCGCTCGCACCGGGCTTGACCGTATCGATGTGCTCTACATGCACGACCCCGATGACCACTTTGAGCAGGCTTCCACTGAGGGCATCGGTGCGCTCATCGAGTTGCGGGAGCAGGGCGTTGTGAAGGCTGTTGGTGCCGGAATGAACCATGCAGCGCCGCTGGCCGAACTGATCCGTCGTGCCGACGTCGACCTCGTGATGTGCGCTGGCCGCTTCACGCTCATCGATGACTCGGCGCTCGCCGATCTGATGCCGCTCGCCCTCGAACGCAATGTCGGCGTTGTCGTTGCCGGCGTCTACAACTCCGGATTGCTCGGTCGCGACCGGCCGAGCCCCGACGCAACTTTCGATTACGAACCGGTGCCGCCCGCGATTCTGGAGCGGGCCAATCAGGTTGCGGATGCGTGTGAAGCTCACGGCGTCACCCTTCCGGAGGCAGCTATCGCGTATGTGCTGCGGCATCCGGCGGTCGTGTCTGTTGTGGTCGGGGCGCGCGGGGGCGACCAGGTTCGGTCGAACATCGAGCGCTATGCCGCCACGATGCCCGATGGCTTATGGAGCGATCTCGAGGTTGCAGGATTGGTTGCTGCGCTCTAG
- a CDS encoding LacI family DNA-binding transcriptional regulator, producing MATLSDVATRAGVSVSAVSRVLSEKPGVRVSVATRQRIHDAAKELNYRPNFTARALKSSRTHAVGLVVPGVTNAIFAELMRGVEEEASSKDYMVLIASTERLPEGEESIPRLMGEGRVDGVLVQFGDHLSGDDLRTVTDSGLPVISINTINPGSGGSVRLEDEAGMRLATEHLIELGHTRIGYAGGVPTSESGQRRLAGFMEAMADAKLTVEPELVTDFGYYPKQGAQALDAMAELSTPPTAVVVANINAAHGVLSEARRLGIRVPEDMSIIAMHDTWTAEIAWPPLTCVRLPLYELGRAAMASLWEIINSGTAEDRVIADPAPQLVVRESTAPPAR from the coding sequence ATGGCTACTTTGAGTGATGTTGCAACCCGCGCCGGAGTTTCGGTGTCGGCGGTTTCGCGTGTGCTGAGCGAAAAGCCTGGCGTACGGGTGAGCGTGGCAACACGTCAGCGCATTCACGATGCCGCGAAAGAGCTCAACTACCGGCCCAACTTCACGGCTCGAGCGCTCAAGTCGTCGCGCACGCACGCCGTCGGACTAGTGGTGCCCGGAGTGACAAACGCGATCTTCGCCGAGCTCATGCGCGGCGTCGAAGAAGAGGCAAGCAGCAAGGACTACATGGTGCTGATCGCCAGCACCGAACGCTTGCCCGAGGGTGAAGAGTCGATCCCGCGCCTCATGGGGGAGGGACGAGTCGACGGAGTGCTCGTGCAGTTCGGCGACCACTTGAGCGGTGATGACCTGCGCACCGTCACCGATAGCGGCCTGCCCGTGATCTCGATCAACACGATCAACCCGGGCAGTGGCGGCTCAGTTCGCCTCGAAGATGAGGCCGGGATGCGCCTCGCGACCGAGCACCTCATTGAACTCGGCCACACCCGCATCGGGTACGCCGGCGGTGTGCCGACCTCGGAGTCGGGCCAGCGCCGTCTCGCTGGTTTCATGGAGGCCATGGCAGACGCCAAGCTCACCGTTGAACCCGAACTCGTCACCGACTTCGGCTACTACCCCAAGCAAGGCGCTCAGGCTCTGGATGCCATGGCCGAGTTGTCGACCCCGCCCACAGCGGTCGTGGTCGCCAACATCAACGCCGCTCACGGTGTGCTCTCTGAGGCACGTCGGTTGGGCATCCGCGTGCCGGAAGACATGTCGATCATTGCGATGCACGACACCTGGACGGCAGAAATTGCGTGGCCACCCCTCACTTGCGTGCGCTTGCCGCTCTATGAACTTGGCCGGGCCGCGATGGCCAGCCTGTGGGAAATCATCAACTCAGGCACCGCCGAAGACCGCGTCATCGCCGACCCAGCACCGCAGCTGGTCGTGCGCGAATCAACCGCGCCCCCCGCGCGCTAA
- a CDS encoding amidohydrolase encodes MVFPIIDAHQHVWSPSRAHYGWLDDSLAPINRVITMDELLPELRAAGVDYTVQVQSADNFEDTRLMMESAAAHTEVAAIVGYAPIDRPELAARTVESWQGDTRMVGVRTLIHNQPDPEWLLRPNVDEGLTVLERAGLSFDVVAEAPEHLALVPELSRRHPELRMVIDHLAKPPIGLDERAEWWSAIERAAENPNVYAKVSGLYSAAGTLDGWTTENVRPFFERALEVFGAERLMYGGDWPVSLLAGGYLRVWNGLAPLFDSVDAAEREQLLGRTAAEFYGIDPTRIGS; translated from the coding sequence GTGGTTTTTCCGATCATTGATGCCCACCAACACGTATGGAGCCCCAGTCGGGCTCACTATGGCTGGCTCGACGACTCTCTTGCCCCCATCAATCGGGTAATCACGATGGATGAGCTGCTGCCCGAGTTGAGGGCAGCTGGCGTCGATTACACCGTGCAGGTGCAGTCAGCGGACAACTTTGAGGACACTCGACTCATGATGGAGTCGGCAGCCGCTCATACGGAGGTCGCTGCGATTGTGGGTTATGCCCCCATCGATCGACCCGAGCTGGCGGCTCGTACCGTGGAGTCTTGGCAGGGCGATACTCGCATGGTTGGTGTGCGCACGCTGATTCACAATCAACCTGATCCGGAGTGGCTACTGAGGCCGAATGTTGACGAAGGGCTTACGGTGCTTGAGCGTGCTGGCTTGTCCTTTGATGTCGTTGCCGAGGCACCCGAGCATCTCGCGTTGGTACCGGAATTGTCGCGGCGGCATCCGGAACTTCGGATGGTGATCGACCATTTGGCGAAGCCGCCGATTGGTCTCGACGAGCGGGCGGAGTGGTGGTCGGCGATTGAGCGGGCTGCCGAGAATCCGAACGTCTATGCGAAGGTGAGCGGGCTGTACTCGGCGGCCGGCACTCTTGATGGTTGGACGACCGAGAACGTGCGACCGTTCTTCGAGCGAGCCCTCGAGGTGTTCGGCGCTGAGCGCCTGATGTATGGCGGAGATTGGCCGGTTTCGTTGCTTGCCGGCGGCTACCTGCGCGTCTGGAATGGTCTCGCGCCACTCTTTGACAGTGTGGATGCCGCCGAGCGTGAGCAGCTCCTTGGCCGAACCGCCGCGGAGTTTTATGGCATCGATCCCACGCGCATTGGGTCGTAA
- a CDS encoding extracellular solute-binding protein, with product MSPTIVRGMTWEHERGYGSVVKAAEAYRSVAPDVEVQWEYRSLQAFADQDLESLVEQYDLLVIDHPHIPIAAEDALFTPLNGRGFDAELATLAAQSVGRSHESYQHLGQQWGLALDAAAQVAAYRPDLLESPPRNWDEVMALAEEGRVLWPFKPVDAYSSLITIASGLGEDPMATPGVFLSEEVLTRSMELLTRLARLVPADNAGFNPIQVADVLAESDTFAYSPLLFGYTNYSRAGYRPNRVQYIDIPSSTRGVAGSLLGGAGIAVSSRSEVMDAAIAHAFWLASGPVQEGSYYDGGGQPGNTVAWESARTNADSLDFFTGTRATLEGAYMRPRFATYIDLQNAVSPLVTSALLGEITIAELRERLDAGVAEWLVR from the coding sequence ATGAGCCCGACCATCGTCCGCGGAATGACCTGGGAACACGAGCGCGGCTACGGCAGCGTCGTAAAGGCCGCCGAAGCGTATCGCTCGGTAGCTCCCGATGTTGAGGTGCAGTGGGAGTACCGCTCACTGCAGGCTTTTGCCGACCAAGATCTAGAGAGTCTGGTCGAGCAATACGATCTGCTCGTGATCGATCATCCGCACATTCCGATTGCTGCCGAAGACGCACTCTTCACCCCGCTGAACGGTCGCGGCTTTGATGCCGAGTTGGCCACGCTCGCGGCACAGTCGGTCGGGCGCTCGCACGAGTCGTACCAGCACCTCGGTCAGCAGTGGGGCCTCGCGCTCGACGCCGCAGCGCAGGTTGCCGCGTATCGCCCCGACCTTCTCGAGTCGCCGCCCCGCAATTGGGATGAGGTCATGGCGCTCGCCGAAGAAGGTCGAGTGCTGTGGCCGTTCAAGCCCGTCGATGCGTACTCGAGCCTCATCACGATCGCGTCCGGACTGGGCGAAGATCCGATGGCGACGCCCGGCGTCTTCCTGTCGGAAGAGGTGCTGACCCGTTCGATGGAGTTGCTGACGCGACTCGCGCGTCTGGTGCCGGCCGACAACGCTGGCTTCAACCCGATCCAGGTCGCCGATGTGCTGGCCGAGAGCGACACCTTCGCGTACTCGCCGCTGCTCTTCGGGTACACGAACTACTCCCGTGCCGGCTACCGGCCGAACCGCGTGCAGTACATCGACATCCCGAGCTCGACTCGCGGTGTTGCTGGCTCACTGCTCGGTGGTGCCGGTATCGCAGTGTCGTCACGCAGCGAGGTCATGGATGCCGCAATCGCGCACGCCTTCTGGCTTGCGTCAGGCCCAGTGCAAGAGGGTTCGTACTACGACGGCGGTGGCCAGCCCGGCAACACGGTCGCGTGGGAAAGTGCCCGCACCAATGCAGACAGCCTCGACTTCTTCACTGGCACGCGCGCGACTCTCGAAGGCGCCTACATGCGCCCCCGCTTTGCGACCTACATCGACCTGCAAAATGCGGTCTCCCCGCTAGTGACCTCGGCACTCTTAGGCGAGATCACAATCGCTGAACTACGCGAACGCCTCGATGCGGGCGTCGCAGAATGGCTGGTGCGCTGA
- a CDS encoding RraA family protein — MSSANPAPAASGATAPEASETGNAGFTPLPGDERLTTAILSDSCDESGLRNQVLKQRLAPITPGSRAFGRARTVRFAPALESDLDDPYKESIDFIDGIGAGQMIVIATDNSNDSGFWGELFSAAALGAKASGVITDGNLRDTDKIAELGFPSFSRSRRPIDFRARMRVIASDVVVELGGVLIAPGDLVMADDDGAVVIPQSHEDEVLTRARTRASNESTVLAELLAGDSLRTVWERHGIL, encoded by the coding sequence ATGTCATCCGCTAACCCCGCGCCCGCAGCATCCGGAGCCACAGCACCCGAAGCATCCGAAACCGGCAACGCAGGTTTCACCCCGCTGCCCGGTGACGAACGTCTGACGACTGCCATTCTCAGTGACTCGTGTGACGAATCGGGCCTGCGCAACCAGGTTCTGAAGCAACGCCTCGCGCCCATCACTCCGGGCTCGCGAGCGTTCGGGCGCGCCCGCACTGTGCGCTTCGCTCCCGCCCTCGAGTCAGACCTCGATGACCCGTACAAGGAGTCGATCGACTTCATCGACGGCATCGGCGCTGGCCAAATGATCGTGATCGCCACCGACAACAGCAATGACTCTGGTTTCTGGGGAGAACTGTTTAGTGCGGCTGCGCTTGGGGCGAAGGCCTCCGGCGTGATCACCGATGGCAACCTGCGCGACACCGACAAGATCGCCGAACTCGGCTTTCCCTCCTTCTCACGCTCGCGTCGGCCCATCGACTTTCGGGCCCGGATGCGCGTGATCGCCTCCGACGTCGTTGTTGAGCTGGGAGGGGTGCTCATTGCGCCAGGCGACCTCGTGATGGCGGACGACGATGGTGCCGTCGTGATCCCGCAATCGCACGAAGACGAAGTGCTGACCCGAGCCCGCACCCGAGCATCAAACGAGTCGACAGTTCTCGCTGAGCTGCTCGCGGGAGATTCTTTGCGCACAGTGTGGGAACGGCATGGCATTCTCTAA
- a CDS encoding mandelate racemase/muconate lactonizing enzyme family protein translates to MGLTDTALTITAVRAVLLSHRYQPGEELTWVGGTIWSWDAALVEVTLSDGTTGVGEAGAGIMAAAAVPGIVDAFRPYVLDHEFGHPLEVADHLRAYTAFWARGGMLNGVAGAIETAAVDAVAKRLGVPAYEVLGGLKRDWIESYASGGLGTTFGEVSDWAAAQIEAGFGTVKFRAMTDPDTTIKLLDHVTALLPEGVQFVIDAVQACASDPWPVDEAIRVGHKAAELGARWYEEPCQADDVAGYAAVRAAVDVPISGVESNGTVRDFAQLLDANALDVAQPDVTFVGGPKAFAQVAELAHATGVKTVPHVWGSGVTFAANLHTVLANPHVELFEYCTLPNPLRDAMRVEEVEFRDGGIVAPTAPGLGIQLTPEIEALFPFSPGGGHVIR, encoded by the coding sequence ATGGGACTCACTGACACAGCCCTAACCATTACCGCCGTGCGCGCAGTGCTGCTTTCGCACCGGTACCAGCCAGGAGAAGAACTCACGTGGGTCGGAGGCACCATTTGGTCATGGGACGCCGCCCTCGTCGAAGTAACCCTCTCTGACGGAACAACCGGAGTCGGGGAGGCAGGAGCCGGAATCATGGCGGCCGCCGCCGTGCCCGGAATCGTGGATGCCTTCCGCCCCTACGTTCTCGATCACGAATTCGGTCATCCGCTCGAAGTCGCCGACCACCTGCGCGCCTACACCGCCTTCTGGGCGCGTGGCGGAATGCTCAACGGCGTTGCCGGAGCAATCGAAACAGCAGCGGTGGATGCCGTAGCTAAGCGCCTTGGCGTGCCAGCGTACGAAGTGCTCGGGGGTCTCAAGCGCGACTGGATCGAGTCCTACGCCAGCGGCGGACTAGGCACGACCTTCGGCGAAGTTTCCGATTGGGCTGCAGCCCAGATCGAGGCTGGCTTTGGCACCGTGAAGTTCCGCGCCATGACTGACCCAGACACAACCATCAAGCTGCTCGACCACGTGACCGCACTGCTGCCCGAGGGCGTCCAGTTCGTTATCGACGCCGTGCAGGCGTGTGCCTCCGACCCGTGGCCCGTTGACGAAGCTATTCGTGTTGGCCATAAGGCTGCCGAACTAGGCGCCCGCTGGTACGAAGAACCTTGCCAGGCGGATGACGTGGCCGGCTACGCAGCGGTGCGTGCCGCCGTCGACGTGCCGATCTCCGGTGTCGAATCCAACGGAACCGTGCGGGACTTCGCCCAACTGCTCGACGCTAACGCGCTCGATGTTGCTCAGCCCGACGTCACTTTCGTTGGTGGGCCAAAGGCTTTCGCTCAGGTCGCCGAGCTCGCTCACGCGACCGGCGTGAAGACCGTTCCCCACGTCTGGGGCAGTGGTGTCACCTTCGCCGCGAACCTGCACACCGTGCTCGCCAACCCCCACGTTGAGCTCTTCGAGTACTGCACCCTGCCTAACCCGCTGCGTGACGCAATGCGGGTGGAAGAGGTTGAGTTTAGGGACGGCGGAATCGTTGCTCCGACGGCACCAGGCCTCGGCATCCAGCTCACTCCCGAAATCGAAGCACTGTTCCCGTTCAGCCCTGGAGGTGGACATGTCATCCGCTAA
- a CDS encoding helix-turn-helix transcriptional regulator yields MISTLIPVFAALGDETRWSILAALGEGEASASALAERLPVSRQAIAKHLSVLNDAGLVEPVRAGRELRYRVLGAQLSATAQRLDTIGAEWDRRLLAIKEIAEGLERSD; encoded by the coding sequence ATGATCTCCACTCTGATACCCGTGTTTGCGGCCCTCGGGGATGAAACCCGGTGGAGCATTCTGGCAGCGCTCGGCGAAGGCGAAGCTTCGGCATCCGCCCTCGCCGAGCGACTGCCCGTCAGCCGTCAAGCCATTGCCAAGCACTTGAGCGTGCTGAATGATGCTGGGCTCGTCGAACCAGTGCGTGCTGGCCGTGAACTGCGCTATCGAGTGCTCGGTGCGCAACTCAGCGCCACCGCCCAGCGCCTTGACACCATCGGTGCGGAGTGGGATCGCCGCCTGCTCGCGATCAAGGAGATCGCCGAAGGGTTAGAACGAAGCGATTAG